The Paludibacter jiangxiensis DNA window AGGATAATTCCGGAATCGCTTTTTCGGTATTTTTTTTGCGGCTCGGCTAATATGGTGTTTGACTGGTGTCTCTATTTTGTTCTCTACAATTTTGTTTTTGCAAAAGAGATATTTCATTTGCCCTTTTTAGCAATTTCTCCGCACATCGCAGCATTTGTATTTTCGTTCCCAGTGTCGTTTGTAACGGGCTTTTTGTTAGGAAAATATATTAGTTTTCAGGGTTCTTCCCTGCGTGGTCATACGCAACTGATGCGTTATGGAATGGTGACCGGAAGCAATATTCTGATAAACTATTTTGGCTTGAAGATACTTGTAGAACAAATGGGTATTTTCCCGACTCCGTCTAAGATGATTGTGTCGTTGGTGTGCACTGTTTTCAGTTATGTCATGCAGCGTTATTTTACGTTCTCGAAACGATTGTGATTTCTATTATTGATTGATTACCATGAATATTCCACGTCTGAAAAATTGTGATTCGGGAAATTTTTTCCTGTTAGCCGGCCCTTGCGTTGTAGAGGGAGAAGAGATGGCTTTGTCTATTGCAGAGCGGATTGTGACTATTTGCGACCGACTCAGGATTCCTTACGTTTTTAAAGGGTCTTACAGGAAGGCAAATCGCTCGCGAATTGATTCATTTACAGGAATCGGTGATGAAAAAGCCCTGAAAATACTGCAAAAGGTAGGACGGGAATTCGATATTCCGGTGGTGACCGATATTCATACCGAACAAGAGGCCGTATTGGCTGCCGAATACGCTGATGTGCTTCAAATTCCGGCTTTTCTTTGCAGACAAACAGAGTTGCTGGCAACTGCGGCAAAAACCGGGAAGTGGATCAATATTAAAAAGGGACAGTTTCTTTCTCCTGATGCCATGCAATTTGCAGCCCAAAAGGTGATTGATTCCGGTAATGATCAAGTGATGTTGACGGAAAGGGGAACAACTTTCGGATATCAGGATTTGGTTGTTGATTTTCGTTCAATTCCGGTAATGCAAAAGACCGGTTGTCCTGTAATACTGGATATTACCCATTCGTTACAGCAACCCAATCAGTCGTCCGGAGTTACCGGCGGTCAGCCTGAAATGATTGAAACGATGGCAAAAGCAGGCGTTGCGGTTGGTGTGGATGGTTTGTTTATTGAAACGCATCCCGAACCCTGGAACGCCAAATCGGATGGTGCGAATATGCTACAATTGGATAAGCTGGAAGGTTTGCTTGAAAAACTGGTAGCTATCAGGCAGGTAATCTGATTTTAGTGGATAAATTCGTCGCCGGCAAGCGTCATTATAACACCAATGACCGCGATGATCATGATGATACTGCCGGTGATGATGTTTACCCATCTCAATCCTCTGACGTTGAATTTGTTGCGGAATACATTAACGATGCTGGTAAGGAAGAACCACCAGATGCAGGCTCCGACAAGAATGCTCGAAAATCCGACTACAGCTTGTCCGAATTGAGTGGATGCCGTAATGAAGCTGAAACGGGCATAAAGAGCCATAAATAAGAAAATAATTACGGGGTTGGTTACCGTCAGAGCAAATGAAGTAACGAAATCCTGCATATAGCTCTCTTTGGCTTCCGATGTCTTTGAGAGCTGACGGACAGGATTGCTCCTTGAAAGATAAAATCCGAAGGCGAGCACAAGTATACTCCCTGCAATTTGAATAGCAAATTTGTGTAATTGCAGAAAATCAACCACAAAACTCATCCCATATCCGGTTACAATAGCATAAAGCAAGTCAGAGGCAGTTGCTCCTAAGCCGGTAGCGATGCCATAGTATTTGCCTCGATTTAAGGTGCGTTGAATACATAATACACCTATAGGACCCATAGGCGCAGATACGCAAATACCGATAATTATGCCTTTCCAGATAATATCAAACATCCTGCAAATATCGGTAATTTTTTGCAATTTTCTGTGGGGTGGGCTAAAAACAATCGTTTTATAATTGTAAATTGGTTTAATAAATTTATTGATAAAATGCAATTTTTTCGCTTGTGTTCAGGAGTGTAGAACTTGCAAAATGTTTTAAGTGAGGAGAATTTTTATATGTCAGAGAGTATTGTAAAACTTGAAGGTGTTTCGAAATTGAGTCAGTATGAATCGTTGTTCGCACAATTGAAATCCTTGTTGGGAGGAGAAAAGGATGTGATTGCTAACATGGCTAATGCAGCCGCTGCAATCAAAGAGGTTTTTGGCTTTTTTTGGGTGGGATTTTATATTGTTCGCGAAAATCAGCTCGTACTGGGACCATTTCAGGGGCCAATTGCCTGCACCCGGATAGCTTTCGGAAGGGGCGTTTGCGGTACAGCCTGGAAAGAGGCGAGTACGCTTATCGTGCCGGACGTGGATGCCTTTCCGGGGCATATTGCATGTAGCTCTTTGTCTAAATCGGAAATTGTAGTTCCTCTGATGCATGAGCAAAAGGTGTGGGCAGTGCTCGACGTTGACAGCGATCAGTTGGATACATTTGATGCTGTTGATAGGGAATTTCTTGAAAAAATAGTAGTTCTTATAAATGAGGAGGAGTGATGTGATTGTTTGTTGCATCAGTGTGATCGGTCAATTACAAAAAGTGTGAATTGCTCATGAAAAACTTGCAAAAAAATAACAAAAATAAGCTTCGGATTACTGCAAAGGACTATGTAAAAGCGGTGAAGAAAGCGGATCGGGAGATTGAACTTACGCTGCAAGTTGGTTGGAAGTCAATCCATAAGATTCATAAGAGCAAAAAACTGTATGACCGTAAATCGTACAAGAAGAAGCTTGGTGGAGAGGATTAATTCGTTAAATAAACTAAAAACACTGATATTTAATAGCTTCTCCTTATGAATGTTGATGTTGTTTGTTTCTTGATATATAGTGGTTTATCTATTCAATGTTTGCTTCTTTGATATCTTCGTGTTCGTACACGGTATTGCAGAATAAAAGAAAATAGTATACATTCGCAAATTCAAAATTAACCTGAAACCATGAGTGTCGATAAAAAGATAACAATCAAAGATATTGCGAAAAAGGCCGGGGTATCTGCCGGAACCGTAGACCGTGTTCTTCATAACCGGGGCGAAGTTTCGGAAAAAAGTAAAGAAAAAATAAAGGCTACGCTGAAAGAACTCAATTATGAGCCGAACCTTATTGCCAGTTCTTTGTCGGCAAGGAAAACTTACCGTATTATATCCCTGATCCCTTCTTTTGAGGAAGGTGATTATTGGGAGGCGGTTGACAAAGGAATTGACAGAGCCATCGCCGAGTTTGATAAATTCAATGTAGAGATAGAGAAACGATACTTCAACCAGTTTGAAGCTCAATCGTTTTACGGTGCAATCGATGCTTTGGAACATGAGGATTTTCAGGGACTTCTTCTTTCTCCTATTTTGCGGGATAAAAGTCTGGCATTGTGTGCGACAATGAAAAAAAGAGGCATTCCGGTGGTTTTTGTTGACTCTCAGATCGAGGGTGCCGATTATCTGGCGTATTTCGGGCAGCCTTCTTTTCAAAGTGGCTTTATCGGAGCCAAATTTGTAACCGCTTCGTTGCCACAGGGGAAAAATATTGTATTGTTCCGGACTTTGCGTAAAGGCTTTATCGGAGCAAACCAGACTTTGCAGCGTCAGGAGGGTTTCCTGTCGTACCTGAGTGAGTATCGTCCCGATTGTTCGGTGGTAAACGTGGAACTGCAGGCTGGTAATTTTGAAATGAACGAGTTGCTGATGCGCAGAGCCTTCGATGAACGTAATAATGTCGGAGCTGCTGTGATCTTTAATTCTACAGCTTATAATATTGCAGCTTTTTTGGAACGCGAAAAGATAGAAAATGTGACTCTGCTGGGTTACGATGCACTGAGCAAAAATGTGGCTTATCTGAAGCAGGGCAAAATTGCCATTATCATCGCACAACGTCCCGAAATGCAAACTTATAATGGCATAAAGGCACTGTTCAATAGCATCGTTCTGAAGAAAGAAGTGAAAAAAGTGAATTATATGCCTGTCGATTTGCTGGTGAAAGAAAATGCTGATTATTATACTGATTATAAACCCTTTTGAAAGCCCGATAAACTAAAATTATTATACTATTGTCGATTTGGCAATAAACTTCAAAGAATATACAAATGAAAACTCTAAACAGACAAAATGTTCAGGCTAACACATATCCTGAACGCATTATTCAATTTGGTGAAGGAAATTTCTTGCGCGCTTTCGTAGATTGGATTGTATTCAATATGAATCAGAAAGCCGGATTCAATAGCAGCGTTGTTGTTGTTCAACCTATCGACAAGGGTATGGTGGATATGCTTAACGCTCAGGATGGCCTGTATCACGTTAATCTGCAAGGTTTGGACGAGGGTAAAGAAGTTGACTCTATCCAGTTGATCGATGTGATTTCGCGTGGTTTGAATCCTTACGCTCAGTTTGACGAATACCTGAAACTGGCAGAAAACCCTGAAATGCGTTTTGTTATTTCAAATACTACCGAAGCCGGTATCGCTTTTGATCCTGCCTGCAAACTGGAAGACAAACCGGCAAAATCATATCCCGGTAAATTGACTCAGTTGCTGTACCACCGTTTCAAAACTTTCAATGGTGCAGCTGACAAAGGTTTTCATATCATGCCATGTGAATTGATTTTTCACAATGGTGTTGAACTGAAAAAATGCATCGAACAATATATCGAACTGTGGCAGTTGGGTGCTGAGTTCAAAAACTGGTTCGAAACCGCTTGTGGCGTTTATCCTACATTGGTTGACCGTATCGTACCGGGTTATCCGAAAGATACCATCGATCAGATTCTGGAAAAAGTGCAGGTAGAAGATAAATTGGTTGTGAAGGGTGAAATTTTCCACTTGTGGGTAATCGAAGCTCCTGCATCGCTTGCTGCCGAATTCCCTGCCGATAAAGCCGGTTTGAACGTTTTGTTCGTTCCGAGCGAAAAACCGTACCACGAACGTAAAGTTACTTTATTGAATGGCCCGCACACGGTTCTCTCACCGGTAGGTTATCTGTCGGGTTTGGATACTGTTCGCGAAATTGTTGAAGATGAAGTAACCGGTAAATTCGTTCGTAAGGTGATGTTCGAAGAGTTGCTTTCGACCCTCGATTTGCCTCAGGAAGAACTCGAAGCATTTGCCAATGCCGTTCTCGATCGTTTCCGCAACCCGTTTGTAAAACACTTCGTTACCAGCATCATGCTGAACTCGTTCCCGAAATTCAAAACCCGCGATCTGCCAGGTTTGAAGATTTATCTGGAACGCAAAGGCGTTTTGCCGGAAGGGATTGTCCTTGGTTTGGCAGGTATCATTGCTTATTATAAAGGTGGCAAACGTGGTGACGTGGAAATCGTTCCGAACGATGACGCAGCTATCGTTGACCTGTTGAAAAACCTTTGGGCTACCGGTTCTATTCAGAAAGTAGCTGAAGGTGTTATGGGTGCCGAATTTATCTGGGGTGAAGACCTTAATAAAGTTCCCGGCCTGACCTCTAAAGTAGCACAGTTCCTTGCTTCTATCGAAGAAAAAGGCATGCTGGCTACCGTGAAGACAATTGTAAGATAATATGTGAGACGCAAGAGCCAGGAACCAAGAGTCAAGATAATCTGAAATTATCGGTTTTTAGTCTTGAATCCTGGTTCTTGATTCTATAATCTTAAATTATGACTACTCAATATTTAAAAATAAATCCTGCCGATAATGTAGCGGTGGCAATTGCCGAGCTTCCCGAAGGAGAAACCATTCAGGTGGATGGCCAAACCATTACGGTGAAGCAAACGGTTCCTGCCGGTCACAAAGTAGCTTTGACCTCTTTTGCCGTGAACGACCACGTGGTGAAGTACGGTTTCTCTATCGGTCATGCCATTGTGGCCATCGAAGCTGGCGAATGGGTGAATGAGAAGAAGATCAAGACCAACCTCGAAGGTGTGCTCGACTATGAGTACCAACCGAAACTGGTGCAGTTAGATATTCCGAATCGTAATCTGACTTTTAAGGGCTACAAACGTAAAAACGGCGAAGTGGGTATCCGCAACGAAATTTGGATTATCCCGACCGTGGGTTGCGTTAATGGTATTATCAATCAGTTGGCCGAAGATCTGCGTAGCGAAACCGGCGGCAATGGAGTGGATGCTATTGTGGCATTCCCTCACAACTACGGTTGCTCTCAGCTGGGCGACGACCACGAAAATACCCGCAAAATCCTTCGTGACATGGTGCTCCATCCCAATGCGGGAGGTGTGCTGGTAGTCGGTTTGGGTTGCGAAAACAACCAACCTGCTGCGTTTCGTGAATTTCTGGGCGACTACGATACAGAGCGTGTGTTGTTTATGGAAACCCAGAAAATTGCCGGTGACGAGCTGGAAGAGGGTATGAAACTGTTGCGCCAGCTCTACGACAAAGTGAGCGAAGATGTGCGCGAAGATGTGCCTCTTTCGAGCCTGCGTGTGGGCTTGAAGTGCGGTGGCTCCGACGGTTTCTCCGGTATCACGGCCAACCCGTTGCTGGGTGTATTCTCCGACTTTTTGGTGGCTCAGGGTGGTACTACCGTGCTGACGGAAGTTCCCGAAATGTTTGGCGCCGAAACCATTCTGATGAACCGTTGCGGAACTCCGGAGCTGTTCGACAAAACGGTACATCTGGTAAACGATTTCAAAGAATATTTCATCAAGAATAACCAACCGGTGTACGAAAATCCGTCTCCGGGAAATAAAGCCGGCGGTATCTCCACGTTGGAGGAAAAATCGCTGGGATGTACCCAAAAATGTGGTGCGGCAGTCGTTCATGACGTGTTGAAATACGGCGACCGTATCAAGACCAATGGCTTGAACCTGCTCAGTGCACCGGGCAACGACCTGGTTGCCAGTACGGCTTTGGGTGCTGCCGGATGCCATATGGTGTTGTTTACCACCGGTCGTGGTACACCGTTCGGCAGCTTTGTGCCTACGATGAAAATTTCTACCAATTCAACGTTGGCAGCCAATAAACCTCTCTGGATCGATTTCAATGCAGGGGTATTGCTCGAAGGAGTGTCGATGGACGAACTGAAAGAGCGTTTCATTGAATACATTCTGAAGGTGGCCAATGGCGAGAAGGTAAATACGGAAAAGAAGAACTTCCGCGAGATTTCTATATTCAAAACGGGAGTTACTTTGTAAGTGTTCGTTTGATAAATGATGGGAAAGCGCGACGGGATGTATCCTTAGTCGCGCTTTTTTTGAAAACGCCAGCCTCTACCTCCTGCAATTAAGCTTATCTTTGCATAACATTTCTATTTGGTCAATTTCTTAATCTCTATAAATTATATTTTATGTTCAAGACAAATCAGTATTTCGATGGAGAGGTGGTTTCCATCGCATTGGAGTCGGCCGAGGGGAAGGCTACCGTAGGCGTGATGGCGGCTGGCGAATATGAATTCGGTACGGCAACTATCGAGTTGATGACCGTTATCTCGGGACAGTTGACTGTTCAATTGCCCGGCGAAACCGAGTGGAAAACTTATAAAAAGTTCGAAACTTTCGTGGTTCCAAAGGATGTTAAGTTTAAAGTGAAGGCAACGGAAGATACTCCCTATTTGTGTTTGTATAAATAACCGGCAAACTGCATAAATATTTGAAAATGGGTAAGGCAACCGCGCTTTGCCCATTTTTCTTATTGTATTATAGATAAATATGCAGTTGTGACGATTCGGTCGAAAAGTGCTTTTTTGTTGTTAATCAGCTTGGATTGTCGTAACTTTGCACTCTCTTTTGGAAATAGGAAAATGAGTTTGGATCATTATTGTGTGATCCTTATCTGTCATTTGTCTTTATTCCTTGTTCTTTACTCTTTGTTCTGAAATATATGCCTCAACGTACAGAAATAGCTACTCTTGGAGAGTTCGGATTAATCGATCATCTCACCAAACAGTTTTCAATCACTAATCCTTCGACCGAAAAAGGGGTGGGGGACGATGCCGCCGTGCTGTCGTATCCCGATAAGAAGGTGTTGGTGACTACCGATCTGTTGCTTGAAGGGATTCATTTCGATCTGGTTTACGTCCCCCTGAAACATTTGGGGTACAAAGCTGCCGTGGTCAATTTTTCCGATATTTATGCAATGAACGGAGCTCCGAAGCAACTTACGGTTTCGATGGGGATTTCCAAACGCTTTTCGGTGGAAGATATCGATGATTTTTATGCCGGATTGAAATTAGCCTGCGAACGTTACGGCGTCGATTTGGTGGGAGGCGATACCTCGGCATCGGTAACCGGTCTTTCCATTTCCATTACTTGTGTGGGAGAGGTCGACTCCGATAAAGTTGTTTACAGAAACACGGCCAATGAAAACGATATTATTTGCGTAACCGGCGATCTGGGTGCAGCCTACATGGGCTTGCAACTGCTCGAACGCGAAAAAATAGCTTTTAGTGGTCAGGAAGATTTTCAACCAGACTTCAAGGGAAAAGATTATCTTCTCGAACGTCAGTTGAAACCGGAAGCCCGCAAAGAAATCATTGAAGCTCTTGCTAATAAAAATGTTGTGCCGACTTCGATGATTGATATTTCGGATGGCCTGTCGTCGGACATGTTGCATATCTGTACCCAAAGCAAAAAAGGATGCCGCATTTACGAAGACCGTCTGCCGATCGATTATCAGACAGCCGTGATGGCCGAAGAGCTCAATATGAACCTGACCACCGCTGCCATGAACGGAGGTGAAGATTATGAACTGTTGTTTACCGTTCCGGCATCTCAACATGATGATGTAGTTGCCATCGAAGGGGTAAAAGTAATCGGATATATAGCCAAAGAAGATTTGGGTTGCGCTCTGATAACCCGCGATGGTCAGGAATTTCCCATCAAAGCCCAAGGATGGAATATCAATGATGCAATTTGATATATCTTTAATTGTCTTTGTTCTTTACTCTTTGATCTTTGTTCTAATAAAAAAATATGAAATGAACATGTTGCTTTGCAAAGCCAGCAACAACGAGGGAGCTTTGTAGTAACATGGAATTCCATGTGACCTTTAAAAAACGAATTATATTCACATGAAACCTTTAAACGAACTGAAAATTGGAATTGCTTCCGACCACGCAGGCTTCGAACGCAAAGGCGCTGTTGCCGAATGGTTAGTCGATCAGGTAGCCGAATTGCACGATTTTGGCACCGATTCAACGGCAAGTGCCGACTATGCTGATTATGCTCATCCGCTGGCTCAAGCAGTTGAAAACGGCGAATTCGATCTCGGAATCGCTATCTGCGGAAGCGGTAACGGAATCAATATCACGGTCAATAAACACCAGGGGATTCGTGGTGCACTGTGCTGGAAACCCGAACTGGCAGCGCTTGCCCGTCAACACAACAATGCCAATATTTTGTCTCTTCCTGGTCGTTTCATTACCGACGAAGAAGCTATCGAAATGGTACAAATATTCCTGACCACCGATTTTGAAGGCGGTCGTCATCAGACCCGCATCGACAAAATTCCGTGTTGATTCAAATTTGTGTAGAGACGCATTGCATGCGTCGTTGTATATAATCGTATTTGTGCGTTTCGTCATTTAGAACGCAAGGTTGTGATTCTGATTGGCGTATGAGACGCATGCAATGCGTCTCTACGGGAATTGGACACACGGCCTAAACCAGACGCATGCAATGCGTCTTTACATTGTGTAATTTGTAAATTTTAAACAATGAAACCATTCGACGTATATCCTCTTTTCGATATAGAAATTGTAAAAGGCGAAGGGTGTTACACCTACGATGCGCAGGGTAACAAATACCTCGACCTTTATGGTGGTCATGCCGTCATTTCGATCGGGCATACCCATCCGCATTATGTGAAGCGTGTAACCGACCAGTTGAATAAACTGGGCTTTTATTCCAATTCGGTGCAAAACAGTTTGCAGGTTCACTTGGCTGAAAAGCTGGGTAAGGCATCCGGTTACGAAGATTATGATCTGTTTATGATTAATACCGGTGCCGAAGCCAACGAAAATGCACTGAAACTGGCCTCTTTCTACAATGGAAAGAAGCGAATTGTTTCGTTCGGCAAAAGCTTTCATGGTCGTACCTCGGCGGCCGTTCGTGTAACCGATAATCCTAAAATTGTAGCTCCCGTCAATAGCGGAATGGAGGTGACATTTCTTCCGTTGGACGATATAGATGCTGTAAAAGCAGAATTAGCCAAAGGTGATGTGAGTTCGGTGATTATAGAAGGTATTCAGGGCGTTGGTGGTATTCGTATTCCCGATGATAACTTTTTGAAACAGTTGCGTCAGGTGTGTGACGGAACCGATACAGTGTTGATTCTGGACGAAATTCAGTCGGGTTACGGACGTAGCGGAAAGTTTTTTGCTCACCAGTATGCCGGCATTCGTCCCGATATGATTACGGTGGCAAAAGGTATCGGAAACGGCTTTCCGATCGGCGCGGTGCTGATCGCTCCCAAGTTCAAGGCGGTTCACGGACAGTTGGGAACAACGTTCGGAGGAAATCACCTGGCTTGTGCAGCTGCTTTAGCGGTGCTCGAAGTGATGGGAGTAGAAAAACTGGTTGAAAATGCAGCT harbors:
- a CDS encoding LysE family translocator, which codes for MTDICRMFDIIWKGIIIGICVSAPMGPIGVLCIQRTLNRGKYYGIATGLGATASDLLYAIVTGYGMSFVVDFLQLHKFAIQIAGSILVLAFGFYLSRSNPVRQLSKTSEAKESYMQDFVTSFALTVTNPVIIFLFMALYARFSFITASTQFGQAVVGFSSILVGACIWWFFLTSIVNVFRNKFNVRGLRWVNIITGSIIMIIAVIGVIMTLAGDEFIH
- a CDS encoding pyrimidine/purine nucleoside phosphorylase encodes the protein MFKTNQYFDGEVVSIALESAEGKATVGVMAAGEYEFGTATIELMTVISGQLTVQLPGETEWKTYKKFETFVVPKDVKFKVKATEDTPYLCLYK
- a CDS encoding GAF domain-containing protein — translated: MSESIVKLEGVSKLSQYESLFAQLKSLLGGEKDVIANMANAAAAIKEVFGFFWVGFYIVRENQLVLGPFQGPIACTRIAFGRGVCGTAWKEASTLIVPDVDAFPGHIACSSLSKSEIVVPLMHEQKVWAVLDVDSDQLDTFDAVDREFLEKIVVLINEEE
- a CDS encoding GtrA family protein — its product is MRKIAITIRKYIIHFIDFFYIKPIRRIIPESLFRYFFCGSANMVFDWCLYFVLYNFVFAKEIFHLPFLAISPHIAAFVFSFPVSFVTGFLLGKYISFQGSSLRGHTQLMRYGMVTGSNILINYFGLKILVEQMGIFPTPSKMIVSLVCTVFSYVMQRYFTFSKRL
- the thiL gene encoding thiamine-phosphate kinase; this translates as MPQRTEIATLGEFGLIDHLTKQFSITNPSTEKGVGDDAAVLSYPDKKVLVTTDLLLEGIHFDLVYVPLKHLGYKAAVVNFSDIYAMNGAPKQLTVSMGISKRFSVEDIDDFYAGLKLACERYGVDLVGGDTSASVTGLSISITCVGEVDSDKVVYRNTANENDIICVTGDLGAAYMGLQLLEREKIAFSGQEDFQPDFKGKDYLLERQLKPEARKEIIEALANKNVVPTSMIDISDGLSSDMLHICTQSKKGCRIYEDRLPIDYQTAVMAEELNMNLTTAAMNGGEDYELLFTVPASQHDDVVAIEGVKVIGYIAKEDLGCALITRDGQEFPIKAQGWNINDAI
- a CDS encoding UxaA family hydrolase, whose protein sequence is MTTQYLKINPADNVAVAIAELPEGETIQVDGQTITVKQTVPAGHKVALTSFAVNDHVVKYGFSIGHAIVAIEAGEWVNEKKIKTNLEGVLDYEYQPKLVQLDIPNRNLTFKGYKRKNGEVGIRNEIWIIPTVGCVNGIINQLAEDLRSETGGNGVDAIVAFPHNYGCSQLGDDHENTRKILRDMVLHPNAGGVLVVGLGCENNQPAAFREFLGDYDTERVLFMETQKIAGDELEEGMKLLRQLYDKVSEDVREDVPLSSLRVGLKCGGSDGFSGITANPLLGVFSDFLVAQGGTTVLTEVPEMFGAETILMNRCGTPELFDKTVHLVNDFKEYFIKNNQPVYENPSPGNKAGGISTLEEKSLGCTQKCGAAVVHDVLKYGDRIKTNGLNLLSAPGNDLVASTALGAAGCHMVLFTTGRGTPFGSFVPTMKISTNSTLAANKPLWIDFNAGVLLEGVSMDELKERFIEYILKVANGEKVNTEKKNFREISIFKTGVTL
- a CDS encoding LacI family DNA-binding transcriptional regulator, with translation MSVDKKITIKDIAKKAGVSAGTVDRVLHNRGEVSEKSKEKIKATLKELNYEPNLIASSLSARKTYRIISLIPSFEEGDYWEAVDKGIDRAIAEFDKFNVEIEKRYFNQFEAQSFYGAIDALEHEDFQGLLLSPILRDKSLALCATMKKRGIPVVFVDSQIEGADYLAYFGQPSFQSGFIGAKFVTASLPQGKNIVLFRTLRKGFIGANQTLQRQEGFLSYLSEYRPDCSVVNVELQAGNFEMNELLMRRAFDERNNVGAAVIFNSTAYNIAAFLEREKIENVTLLGYDALSKNVAYLKQGKIAIIIAQRPEMQTYNGIKALFNSIVLKKEVKKVNYMPVDLLVKENADYYTDYKPF
- the kdsA gene encoding 3-deoxy-8-phosphooctulonate synthase, translated to MPRLKNCDSGNFFLLAGPCVVEGEEMALSIAERIVTICDRLRIPYVFKGSYRKANRSRIDSFTGIGDEKALKILQKVGREFDIPVVTDIHTEQEAVLAAEYADVLQIPAFLCRQTELLATAAKTGKWINIKKGQFLSPDAMQFAAQKVIDSGNDQVMLTERGTTFGYQDLVVDFRSIPVMQKTGCPVILDITHSLQQPNQSSGVTGGQPEMIETMAKAGVAVGVDGLFIETHPEPWNAKSDGANMLQLDKLEGLLEKLVAIRQVI
- the rpiB gene encoding ribose 5-phosphate isomerase B, with the protein product MKPLNELKIGIASDHAGFERKGAVAEWLVDQVAELHDFGTDSTASADYADYAHPLAQAVENGEFDLGIAICGSGNGINITVNKHQGIRGALCWKPELAALARQHNNANILSLPGRFITDEEAIEMVQIFLTTDFEGGRHQTRIDKIPC
- a CDS encoding tagaturonate reductase, producing MKTLNRQNVQANTYPERIIQFGEGNFLRAFVDWIVFNMNQKAGFNSSVVVVQPIDKGMVDMLNAQDGLYHVNLQGLDEGKEVDSIQLIDVISRGLNPYAQFDEYLKLAENPEMRFVISNTTEAGIAFDPACKLEDKPAKSYPGKLTQLLYHRFKTFNGAADKGFHIMPCELIFHNGVELKKCIEQYIELWQLGAEFKNWFETACGVYPTLVDRIVPGYPKDTIDQILEKVQVEDKLVVKGEIFHLWVIEAPASLAAEFPADKAGLNVLFVPSEKPYHERKVTLLNGPHTVLSPVGYLSGLDTVREIVEDEVTGKFVRKVMFEELLSTLDLPQEELEAFANAVLDRFRNPFVKHFVTSIMLNSFPKFKTRDLPGLKIYLERKGVLPEGIVLGLAGIIAYYKGGKRGDVEIVPNDDAAIVDLLKNLWATGSIQKVAEGVMGAEFIWGEDLNKVPGLTSKVAQFLASIEEKGMLATVKTIVR
- a CDS encoding aspartate aminotransferase family protein, coding for MKPFDVYPLFDIEIVKGEGCYTYDAQGNKYLDLYGGHAVISIGHTHPHYVKRVTDQLNKLGFYSNSVQNSLQVHLAEKLGKASGYEDYDLFMINTGAEANENALKLASFYNGKKRIVSFGKSFHGRTSAAVRVTDNPKIVAPVNSGMEVTFLPLDDIDAVKAELAKGDVSSVIIEGIQGVGGIRIPDDNFLKQLRQVCDGTDTVLILDEIQSGYGRSGKFFAHQYAGIRPDMITVAKGIGNGFPIGAVLIAPKFKAVHGQLGTTFGGNHLACAAALAVLEVMGVEKLVENAAEVGDFLMVELKKISGIKEVRGRGLMIGIEFEESAAAIRRKLLFEEKVFTGASGTNVIRLLPPLCLTKNEAEIFLERFKKVLK